From one Chloroflexota bacterium genomic stretch:
- a CDS encoding UMP kinase yields the protein MAKPKYNRILLKVNGEALAGEAGWGIDVPTVESIAAQIQRVHNLEVQVAIVIGAGNIWRGINGLARGMERATADYMGMVATVINALALQDALERGGVATRVQTAIEMRAVAEPYIRRRAIRHLEKGRVVIFGAGTGNPYFTTDTAAALRAMEIEADVLLKATKVDGVYDDDPMINPKAHRFASLTYIDALNIGVKVIDSTALSLCMDNDLPIIVFKLAEANSIERVVCGEPIGTIISR from the coding sequence GTGGCAAAACCCAAATACAACCGTATTTTGCTCAAAGTAAATGGTGAAGCACTCGCAGGAGAAGCAGGCTGGGGCATTGATGTACCCACTGTGGAGAGCATCGCGGCACAAATTCAACGAGTTCACAACCTCGAAGTTCAGGTTGCCATCGTCATCGGAGCAGGCAACATCTGGCGGGGCATCAACGGACTGGCACGGGGTATGGAGCGCGCGACTGCTGATTACATGGGCATGGTCGCCACGGTGATTAATGCTCTGGCGCTACAGGATGCCTTGGAGAGAGGCGGAGTGGCTACGCGTGTGCAGACAGCAATCGAAATGCGCGCAGTGGCTGAGCCTTATATCCGACGTCGGGCGATCAGGCACCTGGAAAAAGGGCGAGTGGTCATATTCGGTGCAGGCACTGGCAACCCGTACTTCACCACGGATACTGCTGCCGCACTGCGGGCTATGGAAATTGAAGCAGATGTGCTGCTCAAGGCGACGAAGGTGGACGGCGTCTACGATGACGATCCCATGATTAACCCTAAAGCGCATCGTTTTGCTTCGCTAACCTATATTGACGCACTCAACATAGGTGTCAAGGTAATCGATAGCACTGCTTTATCCCTGTGCATGGACAACGATTTGCCTATTATCGTCTTCAAATTGGCCGAGGCCAATAGCATTGAGCGGGTGGTCTGTGGGGAACCAATTGGGACGATTATCAGTCGTTAA
- a CDS encoding ABC transporter ATP-binding protein, with amino-acid sequence MTNNTPLLSVQDLFVSYGNIKALRGISFEVYPGEIVTLIGANGAGKSTTLRAISGLIPLESGSIIFNGHNLRAYPPHRIVELGISHAPEGRGIFGNLTVMENLRLATYARKDKEQIAKDYRRVFGLFPRLEERKNQIAGTLSGGEQQMLAVGRALMTRGRLMLLDEPSMGLAPILVQEIFRVLQEINRSGTTILLVEQNAHMALQVANRGYVLETGTITVQGPTEELVRNPKVKEAYLGG; translated from the coding sequence ATGACCAACAACACGCCTCTGCTGTCCGTGCAGGACCTGTTCGTCTCCTATGGGAATATCAAGGCTTTGCGTGGCATTTCCTTTGAGGTATATCCCGGTGAGATCGTGACCCTCATCGGAGCCAACGGCGCCGGCAAGTCCACTACCCTGCGTGCTATCTCCGGTCTGATTCCATTGGAGAGCGGAAGCATTATCTTCAACGGTCATAACTTGCGGGCTTATCCTCCTCACCGCATCGTTGAGTTGGGCATTTCCCATGCACCCGAAGGGCGTGGCATCTTCGGAAACCTGACCGTTATGGAGAACCTCAGGTTAGCCACTTACGCGCGAAAAGACAAGGAGCAAATCGCCAAAGATTACCGGCGCGTGTTTGGCCTTTTCCCGCGCCTGGAAGAACGCAAGAACCAGATCGCCGGAACACTTTCTGGCGGTGAACAGCAGATGCTGGCCGTGGGCCGAGCGCTAATGACCCGTGGTCGGCTGATGCTCCTGGATGAACCTTCGATGGGTCTAGCGCCCATACTAGTGCAGGAGATCTTCCGCGTCCTGCAGGAGATCAACCGTTCAGGCACAACCATTCTGCTGGTCGAACAAAATGCCCACATGGCTCTGCAAGTAGCCAATCGCGGCTATGTTCTAGAGACTGGTACGATCACTGTGCAAGGCCCAACAGAAGAACTAGTGCGCAATCCCAAGGTAAAGGAAGCCTACCTGGGCGGATAG
- a CDS encoding ABC transporter substrate-binding protein — translation MDRKVLTMLLVLVLLVSFTACKPAAPAEIKIGVNAELTGGIPVVGASCKNAAEMAVKEVNDAGGLEVGGKKYKIVLQVEDNEDKAESAAAVAQKLNTAGVLVHIGANASRNAIPASTVCEDAKLPMISPWSTNPKTTAGKKYVFRACFIDDFQGVVAAKFAINDLKANTAAVLYDVASEYNKGIAEIFKKTFEEAGKKVVAFETYTTGDKDFSAQLTKIKASGADVLFLPNYYSEVPLQVQQAHKLGYTGTIFGSDSWGNLELIDLCGADCEGLFFTTHYAPDIATPKAQKFIQNYEKTYGKTPDDVAALTYDAFGLAFQAIQTAGKIDRQAVRDALASITRYEGVTGTMQFKGTGDPIKSAVIIQIKGGKFTYYTSAAP, via the coding sequence ATGGATCGGAAAGTTTTGACGATGCTGCTGGTCCTGGTTCTGCTTGTGTCATTCACGGCATGTAAGCCTGCAGCCCCAGCGGAGATCAAGATCGGTGTGAATGCTGAGCTCACCGGTGGCATTCCTGTGGTCGGTGCTTCGTGCAAGAATGCAGCGGAAATGGCCGTAAAGGAAGTGAATGATGCAGGTGGGTTGGAAGTTGGGGGCAAGAAGTACAAGATTGTACTGCAGGTCGAGGACAACGAGGACAAGGCTGAATCAGCGGCTGCCGTAGCTCAGAAGCTCAACACTGCTGGGGTACTGGTCCATATCGGTGCCAATGCCAGCCGCAACGCTATCCCAGCCTCTACCGTTTGCGAAGATGCCAAATTGCCGATGATCAGCCCCTGGTCTACAAACCCGAAGACCACCGCCGGCAAGAAATATGTCTTCCGCGCCTGCTTCATTGATGACTTCCAAGGCGTGGTCGCCGCGAAATTCGCCATCAATGACCTAAAGGCCAATACTGCTGCTGTCCTTTACGATGTGGCCAGCGAGTACAACAAGGGCATTGCCGAGATCTTTAAGAAAACTTTTGAGGAAGCAGGCAAGAAAGTAGTGGCCTTCGAAACCTATACCACTGGTGACAAAGATTTCTCTGCCCAACTCACCAAGATCAAGGCCTCCGGTGCCGATGTCCTCTTCCTGCCCAACTACTACAGCGAAGTGCCACTACAGGTGCAGCAAGCACACAAGCTGGGCTACACAGGGACTATCTTCGGCAGCGATAGCTGGGGCAACTTGGAGCTCATTGACCTCTGCGGTGCAGATTGCGAAGGGTTGTTCTTTACCACCCACTACGCGCCAGACATTGCCACGCCCAAGGCGCAGAAATTCATCCAGAACTATGAAAAGACCTATGGCAAAACACCGGATGATGTTGCGGCTCTGACCTATGATGCATTTGGTCTGGCCTTCCAGGCCATTCAAACGGCAGGAAAGATCGATCGCCAGGCTGTACGTGATGCTTTGGCCAGCATTACCAGATATGAGGGTGTGACTGGCACAATGCAGTTCAAGGGCACCGGCGACCCGATCAAGAGCGCGGTCATCATCCAGATCAAGGGTGGCAAGTTTACCTACTATACATCTGCTGCACCGTGA
- a CDS encoding branched-chain amino acid ABC transporter permease: protein MKRLAIPSRRPLLTAFVLLLILLLAILLPQLGILNLYLQQVIMYVGINIILTISLNLVNGYMGEFSVGHAGFMAIGAYISSLLTVLVFPRSWGPFIFPLVLILGGLGAALAGLIVALPSFKTRGDYLAIVTLAFNMIIKSVLENIDAIGGPRGFMGMSKLTNVAWVYIWVLITIYVIRNFVFSNYGRAILSIREDEVAAELVSVNTRQTKVLAFVVSSFFAGIAGGLFAHVLQFINPRSFTILKSTDMLVMVYLGGIGSITGSILGATIYTVLLELLRPLGVWRWVVGPFLLVILMITRPRGIYGLRETRWLAPAEEVPADATATG from the coding sequence ATGAAACGTCTTGCTATCCCGTCCCGCCGACCCTTGTTAACTGCATTTGTCCTGCTATTGATCCTCCTACTAGCCATTCTGCTCCCGCAGCTTGGCATCTTGAACCTGTATCTGCAGCAGGTGATTATGTATGTGGGGATCAACATCATCCTCACCATCAGCCTGAACCTCGTGAACGGCTATATGGGAGAATTTTCAGTAGGGCATGCTGGCTTTATGGCCATCGGCGCTTACATTTCTTCCCTACTGACCGTGCTGGTCTTTCCAAGGTCATGGGGGCCGTTCATCTTCCCATTAGTACTGATCCTTGGCGGCTTGGGCGCTGCCCTGGCCGGACTCATTGTAGCCTTGCCCTCTTTCAAAACACGAGGGGATTACCTAGCCATTGTTACCTTGGCTTTCAACATGATCATCAAGAGCGTATTGGAGAACATTGATGCAATCGGTGGTCCCCGTGGCTTCATGGGCATGAGCAAATTGACTAACGTTGCCTGGGTGTACATCTGGGTGTTGATCACCATATACGTCATCCGCAATTTTGTTTTCTCCAATTATGGGCGGGCTATCCTATCTATCCGCGAAGATGAAGTGGCTGCCGAGTTAGTCAGTGTAAACACGCGGCAGACCAAAGTATTGGCATTTGTGGTTTCTTCTTTCTTCGCTGGAATTGCCGGCGGCTTGTTCGCTCATGTGTTGCAGTTCATTAACCCCAGGAGCTTCACTATTCTCAAGTCCACCGACATGCTCGTGATGGTATATCTGGGCGGCATTGGGAGTATCACTGGCTCCATATTGGGAGCCACGATCTACACGGTGCTGTTGGAGCTACTGCGACCGTTGGGCGTCTGGCGCTGGGTTGTTGGACCATTTTTGCTGGTTATCCTGATGATCACACGTCCACGAGGTATCTATGGTTTGCGGGAGACGCGTTGGTTAGCTCCCGCAGAGGAGGTGCCGGCAGATGCCACTGCTACAGGTTAA
- a CDS encoding phosphatidate cytidylyltransferase, whose product MLKQRILSAIVLIPIVLALSYAGGSYFAALVAVAALRAGYEFYHIMYKGGYQPSYAVGLFVIAILLLNAYYPQWQVWQWGLATAVMLPMVWQILKGSIKDFLPSWALTLAGALYVGGLFAHLIALRNLSNGLGWLLLTFAITWVCDTAAYFAGRFWGKRGFFTQISPHKTQEGAMAGFLAGIVTALVSGRWMGLLGWQSLLLGILLVLGATFGDLAESLIKRQVGVKDSSSLIPGHGGMLDRVDSLLFNGVIMYYFVLWIVYR is encoded by the coding sequence GTGCTCAAGCAACGCATTCTTAGTGCCATTGTCCTCATTCCAATAGTTCTGGCTCTATCCTACGCAGGGGGCTCGTACTTTGCTGCATTGGTGGCCGTAGCAGCGCTACGAGCTGGCTATGAGTTCTATCACATCATGTACAAAGGGGGCTATCAGCCATCCTATGCTGTGGGATTGTTTGTCATCGCAATCCTCTTGTTGAATGCTTACTACCCACAGTGGCAGGTATGGCAATGGGGATTGGCGACTGCGGTCATGCTGCCAATGGTGTGGCAGATTCTCAAAGGAAGTATAAAAGATTTCTTGCCCAGTTGGGCACTTACCTTGGCTGGTGCATTATATGTAGGTGGACTTTTCGCACATCTCATTGCCTTGCGTAACCTCTCCAATGGGCTGGGATGGTTGCTGCTGACCTTTGCCATCACGTGGGTCTGTGACACAGCGGCTTACTTCGCTGGGCGGTTTTGGGGAAAGCGTGGTTTCTTTACTCAAATCAGCCCTCATAAGACTCAGGAGGGGGCAATGGCTGGGTTCCTCGCTGGGATTGTGACAGCGCTTGTATCCGGGCGTTGGATGGGATTGCTGGGGTGGCAGAGCCTTCTCTTGGGAATCTTGTTGGTTCTAGGCGCTACCTTTGGCGACCTGGCAGAGTCTCTGATAAAGCGTCAGGTGGGTGTCAAGGATTCGAGTTCTCTCATTCCGGGTCATGGAGGCATGTTGGATCGTGTAGATAGTTTGTTGTTCAATGGCGTCATCATGTATTATTTTGTGTTGTGGATAGTCTACAGGTGA
- the rpsB gene encoding 30S ribosomal protein S2 — translation MAIVTMKELLEAGVHFGHRSRRWHPKMRSYIFTERNGIHIIDLQQTIRLLEEAYNFIRDTAAEGETILFVGTKKQAQESLEAEAKRCGMPYVTERWLGGTLTNFRTIRQRANYLLELEKQKELGQFAALSKKEALWKERELLKLQKRLGGIKNMYYLPSALFVVDIAREAIAVKEANILGIPVVAMVDTNCDPDPIDYIIPANDDAIRAIKLIAGKIADAIIEGQQMRGVIMAEEGIEVPVPGETQAAPVPEAAVLAEEGIVAQEELVEEAMGELPEELALDEVPEAEIETFSDEEDERK, via the coding sequence GTGGCAATTGTAACGATGAAGGAACTTTTGGAAGCGGGGGTGCACTTTGGGCATCGCAGCCGCCGTTGGCATCCCAAGATGCGCTCCTATATTTTCACCGAGCGTAACGGCATTCACATCATTGATCTGCAGCAAACTATCCGGCTGCTCGAAGAGGCGTACAATTTCATCCGCGATACAGCCGCGGAAGGTGAGACCATTCTCTTTGTCGGCACCAAGAAACAGGCGCAGGAAAGCCTAGAGGCAGAAGCCAAGAGATGTGGCATGCCCTATGTGACCGAGCGCTGGCTGGGCGGAACGCTCACCAACTTCCGCACTATTCGCCAGCGCGCAAATTACTTGCTCGAACTGGAGAAGCAGAAGGAACTGGGGCAGTTTGCTGCTTTGTCCAAAAAAGAGGCGCTGTGGAAAGAGCGCGAACTCCTCAAGCTGCAAAAGCGCCTTGGAGGCATTAAAAACATGTATTATTTGCCTAGTGCCCTCTTCGTGGTCGATATAGCCAGAGAGGCAATTGCTGTCAAAGAGGCCAATATTCTGGGCATTCCCGTTGTCGCCATGGTGGATACCAATTGTGATCCGGACCCCATTGATTACATCATACCAGCAAACGATGATGCTATTCGTGCGATCAAGCTCATCGCTGGGAAGATTGCCGATGCGATCATCGAAGGGCAACAAATGCGTGGTGTCATCATGGCCGAGGAAGGAATAGAAGTTCCCGTACCGGGTGAGACCCAAGCCGCGCCGGTTCCGGAAGCAGCCGTGTTGGCTGAGGAAGGTATTGTTGCACAGGAGGAACTAGTGGAAGAAGCAATGGGCGAGCTGCCTGAAGAGCTGGCGCTCGATGAAGTGCCAGAAGCCGAGATTGAGACGTTTTCTGATGAAGAAGACGAACGAAAATAG
- a CDS encoding ABC transporter ATP-binding protein, with amino-acid sequence MPLLQVKGLSHYFGGLKAVSNFNLDLEPGELVGIIGPNGAGKTTVFNLITGVYRPMEGQIFFNGHNLVGLHPHQIISKGIARTFQTIRLFKELSVLDNVRIACHSQVRYGPLSSFLHSRNFDEEERRIRQEALHLLDIFNLRGYAQAQAKNLPYGEQRRLEMARALATRPRLLLLDEPAAGMNPGEIKRLMELIQWIRQQFDLTIILIEHQMRVVMGICERILVLDFGETIAEGSPKEIQNNPRVLEAYLGKGVER; translated from the coding sequence ATGCCACTGCTACAGGTTAAGGGGCTCAGCCATTATTTCGGTGGCTTGAAAGCCGTCTCCAATTTCAATCTCGATTTAGAGCCTGGCGAACTGGTGGGCATCATTGGCCCTAATGGGGCTGGCAAAACCACTGTTTTCAACCTCATCACCGGCGTCTACCGACCGATGGAAGGTCAAATATTTTTCAATGGGCACAACTTAGTGGGGTTGCATCCCCACCAAATCATCAGCAAAGGCATCGCGCGCACTTTTCAAACCATTCGCCTGTTCAAAGAACTAAGCGTATTGGATAACGTGCGCATTGCCTGTCACTCTCAAGTTCGCTACGGCCCGTTGTCGTCATTTCTCCATAGCAGGAACTTTGACGAAGAGGAACGGAGAATACGTCAGGAGGCATTGCACCTCTTGGACATTTTCAACTTGCGTGGTTATGCCCAGGCTCAGGCGAAAAACTTGCCCTATGGAGAACAACGCCGTCTAGAGATGGCCAGGGCATTGGCGACCAGACCCAGGTTGCTCTTGCTGGATGAGCCAGCCGCAGGGATGAACCCTGGTGAGATCAAGCGTCTGATGGAACTCATCCAGTGGATTCGCCAGCAGTTTGACTTGACTATCATCCTGATAGAACACCAAATGAGAGTGGTGATGGGCATTTGCGAACGCATCCTGGTACTGGACTTTGGCGAGACCATCGCTGAGGGAAGCCCAAAAGAAATCCAAAACAACCCCCGCGTGCTGGAAGCGTATCTCGGAAAGGGGGTAGAACGATGA
- a CDS encoding isoprenyl transferase, producing MSSNAGQGTVPRVQLSVIPQHVAIIMDGNGRWAQQRGLPRLAGHRAGTENVRRILRASVEYGIKILTLYAFSTENWSRPRDEVEGLLTLLSQVIDRELEELRKNGVQLRHLGALEGLPDHLQNRIREAIAATSSGERIIVNVALNYGGRREIVEAVQRMMRDGVAVDQVTEQALAGYLYTAGLPDPDLIIRTAGEMRLSNFLIWQAAYAEFYSTPTYWPDFGPEELYQALLAYGQRVRKFGGLPAQ from the coding sequence ATGAGCAGTAACGCAGGACAAGGGACAGTTCCTCGAGTCCAGTTATCGGTAATCCCTCAACACGTAGCCATCATTATGGATGGCAATGGCCGTTGGGCGCAACAGCGAGGCTTGCCGCGTTTGGCCGGCCATCGGGCAGGAACCGAAAACGTGCGGCGCATTCTGCGTGCATCCGTTGAATACGGCATCAAGATATTGACGCTTTATGCCTTTTCAACTGAGAATTGGAGCAGACCGCGCGACGAAGTGGAAGGGCTGCTAACTTTGCTTTCGCAGGTGATAGACCGCGAATTGGAAGAGTTGCGCAAGAACGGCGTACAGTTGCGTCATCTAGGTGCACTGGAAGGGTTGCCGGATCATTTGCAAAACAGAATCCGCGAGGCGATAGCAGCAACGTCCTCCGGTGAGCGCATCATCGTGAATGTAGCACTGAACTATGGTGGACGCAGGGAAATCGTCGAAGCAGTGCAGCGCATGATGAGGGATGGTGTAGCCGTAGATCAGGTGACCGAACAGGCTCTTGCAGGTTATCTATATACTGCGGGTCTGCCGGACCCTGACCTGATCATCCGCACTGCGGGCGAGATGCGTCTGAGCAATTTTCTCATCTGGCAGGCAGCTTACGCCGAGTTCTATTCGACCCCAACGTATTGGCCTGATTTTGGTCCTGAGGAACTGTATCAGGCATTGCTGGCTTATGGTCAGCGGGTTAGAAAATTCGGCGGCCTGCCTGCTCAGTGA
- the tsf gene encoding translation elongation factor Ts — MKVTSEMIKELRELTGAGVLDCKKALESANGDMARAQEILREKGLTIAAKKAEREAKEGLVESYVHMGKIGALVELNCETDFVARLPEFKQLAHDLAMQVVATRPRYLKPEDIPPEVVEDEKGRYRALMADQNKPAHVLDKIIENKLQKFYAEVCLLDQPFIKDENRTVRDVISEKIAATGENIVLRRFVRLELGEP; from the coding sequence ATGAAGGTTACATCTGAAATGATCAAAGAACTGCGCGAGCTCACTGGTGCTGGAGTGCTCGATTGCAAGAAAGCGCTGGAATCTGCCAATGGTGACATGGCCCGGGCACAGGAAATCTTGCGTGAGAAAGGTTTGACCATCGCCGCTAAGAAGGCTGAACGCGAGGCCAAGGAAGGGCTAGTGGAATCCTATGTGCATATGGGCAAGATCGGTGCCTTGGTTGAATTGAATTGTGAGACCGATTTTGTGGCTCGTTTACCTGAGTTCAAGCAACTTGCGCATGATCTAGCGATGCAAGTTGTAGCCACTCGACCACGGTATCTAAAGCCGGAGGACATACCGCCTGAAGTAGTAGAGGATGAAAAAGGTCGTTATCGCGCCCTGATGGCTGACCAAAATAAGCCAGCACATGTGCTGGACAAAATTATCGAGAATAAACTGCAAAAGTTCTATGCAGAGGTTTGTCTCCTGGACCAACCTTTCATCAAGGATGAAAACAGAACTGTGCGGGATGTAATCAGTGAGAAGATCGCGGCAACAGGTGAGAATATCGTGCTGCGCCGGTTCGTTCGCCTGGAATTAGGCGAACCATAA
- a CDS encoding YfhL family 4Fe-4S dicluster ferredoxin: protein MAFKITEDCISCAACESECPNEAISEGEEYFVIDPNKCTECVGFYNTQQCASVCPVDACVPDPDHQETKEQLLAKFKKLHPDKEPK, encoded by the coding sequence ATGGCTTTCAAGATCACTGAGGATTGCATTTCTTGTGCGGCTTGCGAGTCGGAATGCCCTAACGAGGCAATCAGCGAGGGCGAGGAATATTTTGTGATTGATCCGAACAAGTGCACCGAGTGCGTGGGCTTCTACAATACGCAGCAGTGTGCGTCTGTATGTCCCGTGGATGCTTGCGTGCCGGATCCGGATCACCAGGAGACAAAGGAACAGTTGTTAGCGAAGTTCAAGAAGCTCCACCCTGATAAGGAACCGAAGTAA
- a CDS encoding branched-chain amino acid ABC transporter permease, producing the protein MQFIVQQILNALQLGSVYALIALGYTMVYGILRMINFAHGDIFMVSTYIGFFSASFLLGRLLHLPGVIIFVLTLLVAMLGTAFLAVFIERVAYKPLRQAPRISAVITALGIGLVLENTTLATIGPEPRILPQVIPVVNFSIGGVAISTIQIVILIISAIVMFILDTIVRKTMTGMAMRAISFDKTVVPLMGVPVDRIISITFALGSSMAAVGGILYGIAYMIDPYMGIRIGWWAFISAVVGGIGNIRGAMVGGYILGFVEIFVAAFLPSTYRDFVAFALLLILLVFKPTGILGMPVVQQKV; encoded by the coding sequence GTGCAATTCATTGTCCAGCAAATTCTGAATGCTCTGCAGTTGGGTAGCGTATACGCGCTTATTGCCTTGGGCTACACGATGGTTTACGGCATCCTGCGCATGATCAACTTCGCCCACGGCGATATTTTTATGGTGAGCACCTACATTGGCTTTTTCAGCGCCTCCTTCTTGCTGGGACGCCTCCTGCATTTGCCCGGGGTCATCATCTTTGTGCTAACCCTGCTTGTGGCCATGCTGGGCACTGCATTTTTGGCTGTGTTCATTGAGCGGGTTGCCTACAAACCACTGCGCCAGGCACCGCGTATCTCGGCGGTGATCACCGCGCTGGGAATCGGCCTTGTCCTGGAAAACACGACCTTGGCCACTATCGGCCCAGAGCCCCGTATCCTGCCTCAGGTGATCCCAGTAGTCAACTTCAGCATCGGTGGGGTAGCCATCTCCACCATTCAGATTGTGATCCTGATTATCTCCGCTATTGTGATGTTTATCCTGGATACCATCGTGCGCAAAACGATGACCGGCATGGCAATGCGCGCCATCTCCTTTGACAAGACAGTGGTGCCATTGATGGGGGTGCCCGTGGACCGTATCATCTCCATTACCTTCGCTCTGGGGTCCTCCATGGCCGCGGTTGGCGGAATCCTCTATGGCATCGCTTATATGATAGATCCTTATATGGGCATTCGCATTGGCTGGTGGGCCTTTATCTCCGCTGTGGTGGGGGGTATTGGCAACATCCGTGGGGCAATGGTAGGCGGTTATATCCTGGGTTTTGTGGAGATCTTTGTGGCTGCTTTCCTCCCCTCCACCTATCGCGATTTTGTGGCTTTTGCCCTGCTCCTGATCCTCCTGGTGTTCAAACCCACAGGCATCTTGGGCATGCCTGTGGTACAACAAAAAGTATAG
- the frr gene encoding ribosome recycling factor, protein MVSDVLKEAEVRMSKAVEVLREDLMAIRTGRASPALVERLRVDYYGTPTPLNQIAAISAPEPRLLVIRPWDPSSIGEIEKAILKSDLGLTPNNDGMVIRLPIPRLTEERRKELSKVVGRRVEEGHIAIRNIRRDIQEDLRELQKEKLITEDEFFEAREKLQEIHDKYVALMDEIGKAKQQEILEI, encoded by the coding sequence ATGGTTTCTGACGTATTGAAAGAAGCAGAAGTTAGGATGAGCAAGGCAGTGGAGGTACTGCGCGAGGATTTGATGGCCATCCGGACCGGGCGTGCTTCGCCTGCCTTGGTGGAGCGCCTGCGCGTGGATTACTATGGCACTCCTACTCCACTCAATCAAATAGCTGCCATCTCTGCGCCAGAACCGAGGCTCCTGGTTATTCGACCTTGGGATCCAAGCAGCATTGGGGAGATCGAGAAGGCGATACTCAAATCAGACCTTGGGCTGACGCCGAACAACGATGGTATGGTGATCCGTTTGCCTATCCCGCGCCTTACCGAAGAGCGCAGGAAGGAATTGAGCAAGGTCGTAGGTCGCCGTGTGGAAGAAGGGCATATTGCCATACGCAACATCAGGCGGGACATACAAGAGGACTTGCGTGAGTTGCAAAAGGAAAAACTCATTACAGAAGATGAGTTTTTCGAGGCCCGCGAGAAGCTGCAGGAAATCCATGACAAATACGTTGCGCTGATGGATGAGATTGGGAAAGCGAAGCAGCAAGAAATACTGGAGATTTAA